The following proteins are co-located in the Microvirga ossetica genome:
- the clpA gene encoding ATP-dependent Clp protease ATP-binding subunit ClpA — translation MPSFSRSLEQALHRALALAGERRHEYATLEHLLLALIDDQDAAAVMRACNVDLDVLRRNLVDYVDSELANLVADGRQDSKPTAGFQRVIQRAVIHVQSSGRDEVTGANVLVAIFAERESHAAYFLQEQDMTRYDAVNYISHGIAKRPGLTESRSPRGAEEEASNERPTQEENDTRQKKKGDALDAYCVNLNKKAKDGRIDPLIGRESEVQRTIQVLCRRQKNNPLLVGDPGVGKTAIAEGLARKIVQGEVPEVLKGATVFALDMGTLLAGTRYRGDFEERLKQVMKEIEQHPNAIMFIDEIHTVIGAGATSGGAMDASNLLKPALAQGTLRCIGSTTYKEYRQYFEKDRALVRRFQKIDVNEPSVPDAIEIVKGLKPYFEEFHKLKYTNDAVKAAVELSARYINDRKLPDKAIDVIDETGASQMLLPEGRRKKTIGIKEIEATIATMARIPPKTVSKDDAEVLAHLQDTLKRVVYGQDKAIEALSSAIKLARAGLRDAEKPIGSYLFAGPTGVGKTEVAKQLAVSLGVELLRFDMSEYMERHTVSRLIGAPPGYVGFDQGGLLTDGIDQHPHCVLLLDEIEKAHPDLFNILLQVMDHGKLTDHNGKQVDFRNVIIIMTTNAGAADMARPAYGFTRTKREGDDTEAVNKLFTPEFRNRLDAIISFGHLPKEVVQKVVDKFVMQLDVQLADRNVSIELTDEARDWLVEHGYDEAMGARPMGRLIQSTIKTPLADEVLFGRLKDGGAVKVIVKTDEIGLQSLGFEYVEGPVKPKAEKVVTNAAKRKPKAKSASSKTKKAVKPKGSDGNGGGGVRTVPKVPLVRA, via the coding sequence TTGCCGAGCTTTTCTCGCAGTCTTGAACAAGCCCTTCACCGAGCGCTCGCTCTCGCAGGCGAACGTCGCCATGAATACGCAACCCTCGAACACCTCCTCCTGGCCCTGATCGACGACCAGGATGCTGCGGCCGTCATGCGAGCCTGCAATGTCGATCTCGACGTTCTCCGCCGTAACCTAGTCGATTACGTCGACAGCGAACTCGCCAACCTTGTCGCCGATGGACGCCAGGATTCGAAGCCGACAGCCGGTTTCCAGCGCGTGATCCAGCGGGCGGTGATTCATGTTCAATCCTCAGGCCGCGACGAAGTGACGGGCGCCAACGTGCTGGTTGCCATCTTCGCCGAGCGGGAAAGCCACGCCGCATACTTCCTGCAGGAGCAGGACATGACCCGCTACGACGCGGTCAACTATATCAGCCACGGCATCGCCAAGCGCCCCGGCCTCACCGAGAGCCGTTCTCCGCGCGGCGCCGAGGAGGAAGCCTCCAACGAGCGTCCGACGCAGGAAGAAAACGACACGCGCCAGAAGAAGAAGGGCGATGCCCTCGATGCCTATTGCGTCAACCTCAACAAGAAGGCGAAGGATGGCCGCATCGATCCGCTGATCGGTCGCGAGTCGGAGGTCCAGCGCACCATCCAGGTCCTGTGCCGCCGCCAGAAGAACAACCCGCTCCTCGTCGGCGATCCCGGCGTCGGCAAGACCGCCATCGCGGAGGGACTTGCCCGCAAGATCGTGCAGGGCGAGGTGCCGGAGGTGCTGAAAGGCGCCACCGTCTTCGCCCTCGACATGGGCACGCTTCTTGCCGGCACGCGCTATCGCGGCGATTTCGAAGAGCGCCTGAAGCAGGTGATGAAGGAGATCGAGCAGCATCCGAACGCGATCATGTTCATCGACGAGATCCATACGGTGATCGGCGCCGGCGCCACCTCCGGCGGCGCGATGGATGCCTCGAATCTGCTCAAGCCCGCCCTCGCCCAGGGCACCCTGCGCTGCATCGGCTCGACCACCTACAAGGAATACCGCCAGTATTTCGAGAAGGACCGGGCCCTCGTGCGCCGCTTCCAGAAGATCGACGTCAACGAGCCGTCGGTGCCGGATGCGATCGAGATCGTGAAGGGCCTGAAGCCCTATTTCGAGGAGTTCCACAAGCTCAAGTACACCAACGACGCCGTAAAGGCGGCGGTGGAGCTCTCCGCCCGCTACATCAACGACCGCAAGCTTCCGGACAAGGCGATCGACGTGATCGACGAGACCGGCGCGTCGCAGATGCTCCTTCCCGAAGGCCGTCGCAAGAAGACCATCGGCATCAAGGAGATCGAGGCGACCATCGCCACCATGGCGCGCATTCCGCCCAAGACCGTGTCCAAGGACGACGCGGAGGTGCTGGCGCACCTGCAGGACACCCTCAAGCGGGTCGTCTACGGGCAGGATAAGGCCATCGAGGCGCTGTCCTCCGCGATCAAGCTCGCCCGTGCCGGCCTGCGCGATGCGGAAAAGCCCATCGGCTCCTACCTCTTTGCCGGACCCACGGGCGTCGGCAAGACGGAAGTGGCCAAGCAACTGGCTGTTTCGCTCGGCGTCGAGCTCCTGCGCTTCGACATGTCGGAGTATATGGAGCGGCACACGGTCAGCCGCCTGATCGGCGCGCCTCCCGGCTATGTGGGCTTCGACCAGGGCGGTCTCCTGACCGACGGCATCGACCAGCATCCGCATTGTGTGCTCCTGCTCGACGAGATCGAGAAGGCGCATCCGGATCTGTTCAACATCCTGCTCCAGGTCATGGACCACGGAAAGCTGACGGATCACAACGGCAAGCAGGTCGACTTCCGCAACGTCATCATCATCATGACCACGAATGCGGGCGCCGCCGACATGGCCCGCCCGGCCTACGGCTTCACCCGCACCAAGCGGGAGGGGGACGATACGGAGGCGGTCAACAAGCTGTTCACGCCCGAGTTCCGCAACCGTCTCGACGCGATCATCTCCTTCGGCCACCTGCCGAAAGAGGTTGTTCAGAAGGTCGTCGACAAGTTTGTCATGCAGCTCGACGTCCAGCTGGCTGACCGCAATGTCTCGATCGAGCTCACCGACGAGGCACGCGACTGGCTGGTCGAGCACGGCTATGACGAGGCCATGGGCGCCCGCCCGATGGGTCGCCTGATCCAGTCGACCATCAAGACTCCGCTGGCGGACGAGGTTCTCTTCGGGCGCCTCAAGGATGGCGGAGCGGTCAAGGTCATCGTCAAGACGGACGAGATCGGCCTCCAGAGCCTGGGCTTCGAATATGTCGAGGGCCCGGTGAAGCCGAAGGCGGAGAAGGTCGTCACGAACGCGGCCAAGAGGAAGCCCAAGGCCAAGTCCGCCTCGTCGAAGACGAAAAAAGCGGTGAAACCGAAGGGATCCGATGGTAATGGGGGTGGAGGCGTCCGCACCGTTCCGAAGGTTCCACTGGTTAGAGCATGA
- a CDS encoding phasin family protein has product MLQSFSHIQKFGQDNLDATMKALGAFSSNSQVIASETADFARKSFEQTSATVEKLMGVQTLDKAVEIQTAFVKGAYDSFVSQTTKMGSLYSNLASETMKPFEGLLSKAA; this is encoded by the coding sequence ATGCTCCAGTCGTTTTCCCACATTCAGAAGTTCGGCCAGGACAACCTGGACGCCACGATGAAGGCGCTCGGCGCTTTCTCGAGCAACAGCCAGGTGATCGCCAGCGAGACCGCCGACTTCGCCCGCAAGTCCTTCGAGCAGACCTCCGCAACGGTCGAGAAGCTGATGGGCGTTCAGACCCTCGACAAGGCGGTCGAGATCCAGACGGCTTTCGTGAAGGGCGCCTATGACAGCTTCGTCAGCCAGACGACCAAGATGGGCTCGCTCTACTCGAACCTCGCCTCGGAGACGATGAAGCCCTTCGAAGGGCTCCTCTCCAAGGCCGCCTAA
- a CDS encoding D-alanyl-D-alanine carboxypeptidase, whose protein sequence is MNSVWMGHRKTWALIGIAASVAVAVASPADAARRKAKPSGGGYSPLAASIVVDSKTGKVLQGENIDEPRIPASITKVMSLYLLFEQLERGRMRLDTPLTVSSYAASQPPTKLGVRPGSTIDVDDAIKAMVTLSANDVSVVVAENIAGSEDAFATMMTRKARELGMSSTAFYNPHGLPNEPPNITTARDLAVLGRAIQDRFPKYFAYFQTRSFQYGSRTIRGHNRLLGKVEGVDGIKTGYTRLSGFNLLTSVNTDTRSIVAVVLGGRSGASRDQKMASLIDSNLPRAYAGNRSTPIVEAAPALVAEAPAPRPVEPAPVTVPVRVASAVPQAPVAQAATPQAAPERRALDLNALRPVVASAAGASSTTTPSSTSTVRWQKGPEGLPANAQAYAALPAQIPASQKAALQAKIEPKAVEPAPAAPATKTAALKTETPKTDAVEAKKIVNGWVIQLGATDDEDKAKAMLDSARGRFGNVLGKASPFTEKVTVDGTTLYRARFSGFSESNDAANACKLLKKGGMNCFASRG, encoded by the coding sequence ATGAATTCGGTTTGGATGGGACACCGAAAGACATGGGCCCTTATCGGTATCGCTGCGTCAGTTGCCGTCGCCGTCGCCTCCCCGGCTGACGCGGCCCGACGCAAGGCTAAACCCAGCGGCGGCGGATACAGCCCCCTCGCCGCTTCCATCGTGGTCGATTCCAAGACCGGCAAGGTCCTGCAGGGCGAGAACATCGACGAGCCGCGGATTCCCGCCTCCATCACCAAGGTGATGAGCCTCTATCTGCTGTTCGAGCAGCTCGAGCGCGGCCGTATGCGCCTCGATACCCCTCTCACGGTGTCCTCCTACGCGGCGAGCCAGCCGCCGACCAAGCTCGGTGTACGCCCCGGCTCGACCATCGACGTTGACGACGCCATCAAGGCCATGGTGACACTCTCCGCCAACGACGTCTCCGTCGTGGTCGCCGAGAACATCGCCGGCTCGGAAGATGCCTTCGCGACGATGATGACCCGCAAGGCCCGCGAGCTCGGCATGAGCTCGACGGCATTCTACAACCCGCACGGCCTGCCGAACGAGCCGCCGAACATCACGACCGCTCGCGATCTTGCCGTCCTAGGGCGCGCCATCCAGGACCGCTTCCCGAAATATTTCGCCTACTTCCAGACCCGCTCCTTCCAGTACGGCAGCCGCACCATCCGCGGCCATAACCGTCTCCTCGGCAAGGTCGAGGGCGTCGACGGCATCAAGACCGGCTACACCCGCCTCTCCGGCTTCAATCTTCTGACCTCGGTCAATACCGACACCCGCAGCATCGTCGCCGTGGTGCTCGGCGGGCGCTCGGGCGCCTCGCGCGACCAGAAGATGGCATCGTTGATCGACAGCAATCTGCCGCGCGCCTATGCCGGCAACCGCAGCACGCCGATCGTCGAGGCTGCGCCGGCCCTCGTGGCGGAAGCTCCCGCTCCGCGTCCGGTGGAGCCGGCTCCGGTGACGGTCCCCGTGAGGGTGGCCTCCGCCGTGCCGCAGGCTCCGGTCGCCCAGGCCGCGACGCCGCAGGCGGCGCCTGAGCGCAGGGCTCTCGATCTCAACGCCCTGCGGCCAGTCGTGGCCTCCGCGGCAGGCGCCAGCTCGACGACGACCCCGTCTTCCACGTCCACCGTGCGCTGGCAGAAGGGGCCTGAGGGGCTGCCTGCGAATGCGCAGGCCTATGCCGCCCTGCCGGCCCAGATTCCGGCCTCCCAGAAGGCAGCCCTCCAGGCCAAGATCGAGCCCAAGGCCGTCGAGCCGGCTCCGGCCGCTCCTGCGACCAAGACGGCGGCGCTCAAGACGGAGACACCCAAGACGGATGCTGTCGAGGCCAAGAAGATCGTGAACGGCTGGGTGATCCAGCTCGGCGCGACGGATGACGAGGACAAGGCGAAGGCGATGCTCGACTCGGCCCGTGGCCGCTTCGGCAATGTCCTCGGCAAAGCCTCGCCGTTCACGGAGAAGGTGACCGTCGACGGCACCACCCTCTACCGCGCCCGCTTCTCCGGCTTCTCCGAATCCAACGATGCCGCCAATGCCTGCAAGCTGCTCAAGAAGGGCGGCATGAACTGCTTCGCCTCTCGAGGCTGA
- the clpS gene encoding ATP-dependent Clp protease adapter ClpS, giving the protein MLRFTQGTLTRSEPFPISAAGGSQPPGGDDGGRSNTAIITKTKPRTKRPNLYRVLLLNDDYTPMEFVVHVLERFFNKNREDATRIMLHVHQNGVGECGVFTYEVAETKVTQVMDYARKHQHPLQCVMEKN; this is encoded by the coding sequence ATGCTGCGGTTCACTCAAGGTACTTTGACCCGGTCGGAGCCTTTTCCGATCTCCGCTGCCGGCGGGTCACAGCCTCCTGGAGGCGACGATGGCGGTCGCTCGAACACGGCGATCATCACGAAAACCAAGCCGCGCACGAAACGGCCGAACCTTTACCGCGTTCTTCTCTTGAACGATGATTACACCCCGATGGAGTTCGTGGTGCATGTGCTGGAGCGGTTCTTCAACAAGAACCGTGAGGATGCGACCCGGATCATGTTGCACGTCCACCAGAATGGCGTCGGGGAATGTGGCGTTTTTACTTACGAGGTTGCTGAGACGAAAGTGACGCAAGTCATGGACTACGCCCGGAAGCACCAGCATCCTCTGCAATGTGTAATGGAAAAGAATTAG
- a CDS encoding glutathione S-transferase N-terminal domain-containing protein — protein MADLSAFPIATRWPAQRPDRIQLYSTPTPNGVKVSIMLEETGLPYEPHFINIGQNETWTPEYLALNPNGKIPSIIDPAGPGGKPLALFESGAILLYLAEKTGKFLPSDPARRYETIQWVFFQMAAVGPMFGQLGFFHKFAGREIEDKRPLERYRNESKRLLGVLETRLEGRDWIMGEDFTIADISLLGWVRNLVGFYGAGELVEFDSFKRVPAWLERGLARPAVQRGLEIPKRPE, from the coding sequence ATGGCCGATCTTTCCGCCTTCCCGATCGCGACCCGCTGGCCGGCCCAGCGTCCCGATCGGATCCAGCTTTATTCCACACCGACGCCGAACGGGGTCAAAGTCTCCATCATGCTGGAGGAGACCGGGCTTCCTTACGAGCCGCATTTCATCAATATCGGCCAGAACGAGACCTGGACGCCGGAATATCTGGCTTTGAACCCGAACGGGAAAATCCCCTCGATCATCGACCCCGCCGGGCCGGGCGGCAAGCCGCTTGCCCTGTTCGAATCCGGCGCGATCCTGCTTTACCTGGCCGAAAAGACCGGAAAGTTCCTGCCGTCCGATCCGGCGCGCCGTTACGAAACGATCCAGTGGGTGTTCTTCCAGATGGCGGCGGTGGGACCGATGTTCGGTCAGCTCGGCTTCTTCCACAAATTCGCCGGCCGGGAGATCGAGGACAAGCGCCCGCTCGAGCGCTACCGGAACGAATCGAAGCGCCTGCTCGGCGTGCTCGAGACGCGGCTCGAGGGACGTGACTGGATCATGGGCGAGGATTTCACCATCGCCGACATTTCCCTGCTCGGCTGGGTCCGCAACCTGGTCGGTTTCTACGGCGCCGGCGAGCTGGTGGAGTTCGACAGCTTCAAGCGCGTGCCGGCTTGGCTGGAGCGCGGGCTTGCCCGCCCGGCCGTCCAGCGCGGTCTCGAGATCCCGAAGCGTCCGGAGTAA
- a CDS encoding DnaJ domain-containing protein: MMLLLGIAAVALLWWLAKTYTRTDTKALAKSLKVVAGVAALGAAVLLGIRGRLDMALLLGGFGAWALGWNSLNIPGPWRKFQQATGRFSRIRSAMIEMEIDHSTGAVEGSVLVGSLAGRRLSSLDPQGLRQLYEECCAHDPQGVPLLEAYLDRRFSGWRENAQGDRDTRTRTQAHSGVMTKEEAYQILGLQPGASLDEVRKAHRTLMKKLHPDQGGTAYLAARVNEAREVLLGRHR, from the coding sequence ATGATGCTGCTTCTTGGAATTGCGGCGGTCGCCCTTCTATGGTGGCTCGCCAAAACTTATACGCGCACCGACACGAAGGCTCTGGCCAAGAGCCTCAAGGTGGTGGCCGGCGTCGCTGCGCTGGGAGCGGCCGTGCTCCTCGGTATCCGGGGGCGGCTCGACATGGCGCTGCTGCTCGGCGGTTTCGGAGCCTGGGCGCTGGGATGGAATTCGCTCAACATTCCGGGGCCCTGGCGCAAGTTTCAGCAGGCGACGGGCCGGTTCTCGCGCATCCGCTCGGCCATGATCGAGATGGAAATCGACCATTCGACCGGGGCCGTCGAGGGCAGCGTCCTGGTCGGATCCCTTGCAGGACGCCGCTTGTCGAGCCTCGATCCTCAGGGGCTGCGCCAGCTCTATGAGGAATGCTGCGCCCACGATCCCCAGGGCGTGCCGCTCCTAGAGGCTTATCTTGATCGCCGGTTTTCCGGCTGGCGTGAAAACGCTCAGGGAGATCGCGACACGCGGACGCGCACCCAAGCGCATTCGGGCGTAATGACGAAAGAGGAAGCCTATCAGATCCTGGGGCTTCAGCCGGGCGCGAGCCTCGACGAGGTCCGCAAAGCGCACCGGACGCTGATGAAGAAACTCCATCCCGACCAGGGAGGGACGGCGTATCTCGCGGCTCGCGTGAACGAGGCGAGAGAAGTCTTGCTGGGCCGACATCGCTGA
- a CDS encoding NADPH-dependent FMN reductase, which yields MTKLVGISGSLRKGSFNSALLRSAAGLMPEDSELVVDTIRGIPLYDADVEVEEGIPERVAELKEAIVAADGLLLVTPEYNNSIPGVFKNAIDWLSRPDSDIKRVFGGRPVAVIGASPGNFGTILSQNAWLPVLRTLRTDFWAEGRLMVSRAPTVFNEDGTIAELKIEEQLRKYLEGFVAYVRRRNVPTR from the coding sequence GTGACGAAGCTGGTCGGTATCTCGGGAAGTCTGCGCAAGGGCTCATTCAACTCGGCCCTGCTTCGCAGCGCGGCCGGCCTGATGCCCGAGGATTCCGAACTCGTCGTCGACACCATTCGCGGCATTCCCCTCTACGACGCCGACGTCGAGGTCGAAGAGGGGATTCCGGAGCGGGTCGCGGAGCTGAAGGAGGCCATCGTCGCGGCGGACGGCCTTCTTCTCGTGACGCCGGAATACAACAACTCGATTCCCGGCGTGTTCAAGAATGCCATCGACTGGCTCTCCCGACCGGATTCGGACATCAAGCGGGTGTTCGGCGGCAGGCCCGTTGCCGTGATCGGCGCCTCGCCGGGCAATTTCGGCACCATCCTGTCCCAGAATGCGTGGCTGCCGGTCCTGCGCACGCTCAGAACCGACTTCTGGGCCGAGGGACGGCTGATGGTGTCGCGCGCTCCAACCGTCTTCAACGAGGACGGGACGATCGCGGAACTGAAGATCGAGGAGCAGCTTCGAAAGTACCTCGAAGGCTTCGTCGCCTATGTTCGTCGGCGGAACGTGCCGACACGCTGA